A single window of Pseudarthrobacter defluvii DNA harbors:
- a CDS encoding aldehyde dehydrogenase family protein gives MPTTATETTAGNETVEGAGITIEDPRTGEMLWTVPAAGPDAVNDAVNVARRAAPGWAATAPAERGTALRAAAKALEAAAQELAGLNASETGRPEAEALAGIAAGVSTLEQYAELGPVQRGHSLRGSRLATDYTIAEPRGVAVLLTPWNDPVAVACGLIGAALVTGNAVIHKPSERCPRLGEALGEVLAPAFPAGVFLTLSGGAEVGAALSQAEVDVIAHVGSSASGARIAQAGALTGAHVIRENGGNDPLLVDRDVDPVWAAEQAAIGAFSNSGQICTSVERIYVHRDIAEEFCHALEAEAALRNVNGTVAPLVDRRMRDAVHAHVAGALAQGARAVEGGSVPDGPGSFYPATVLLGCTDGMQVVTEETFGPVAPVQVVDTFDDGLRLACSGKYGLAATVLSSNIGHIQQAVAALPVGTVKVNAVFGGAPGGAAQPRGESGAGFGYGPELLDEFTQVKVVHIEAPPAALASGPGFSPDEQDLP, from the coding sequence GCATCACCATCGAGGACCCGCGAACCGGTGAGATGCTCTGGACGGTGCCCGCGGCGGGACCGGACGCAGTAAACGATGCCGTGAACGTGGCCCGCCGGGCTGCGCCAGGCTGGGCAGCAACCGCTCCCGCCGAACGTGGCACCGCCCTCCGCGCCGCCGCCAAGGCGCTCGAGGCTGCCGCCCAGGAACTCGCCGGACTGAACGCCAGCGAGACGGGACGGCCGGAAGCGGAGGCGCTGGCAGGCATTGCGGCCGGCGTTTCCACCCTGGAGCAATATGCCGAGCTGGGCCCGGTCCAGCGCGGCCACAGCCTCCGCGGCAGCCGGCTCGCCACCGACTACACCATCGCTGAACCGCGCGGAGTGGCGGTCCTGCTGACCCCGTGGAACGACCCCGTAGCCGTGGCCTGCGGACTGATCGGCGCCGCACTGGTCACCGGCAACGCTGTGATCCACAAGCCCAGCGAACGCTGCCCCCGCCTGGGGGAGGCGCTGGGCGAGGTCCTGGCGCCGGCCTTCCCAGCGGGCGTCTTCCTGACCCTCTCCGGAGGTGCAGAAGTTGGGGCGGCCCTGTCCCAGGCCGAGGTGGACGTAATCGCCCACGTCGGTTCCAGCGCATCCGGTGCCCGGATAGCCCAGGCGGGAGCCCTCACCGGCGCACATGTCATCAGGGAAAACGGCGGCAACGACCCGCTGCTGGTGGACCGCGATGTGGATCCCGTCTGGGCGGCTGAGCAGGCCGCGATCGGCGCGTTCAGCAACAGCGGGCAGATCTGCACCTCCGTGGAACGGATCTATGTCCACCGCGATATCGCCGAAGAATTCTGCCATGCCTTGGAGGCCGAGGCAGCACTCCGGAACGTCAACGGCACAGTGGCGCCGCTGGTGGACCGGCGGATGCGCGATGCCGTCCATGCACATGTTGCCGGCGCCCTGGCGCAGGGCGCCCGGGCGGTTGAAGGCGGGTCGGTGCCGGATGGGCCGGGCTCGTTCTACCCCGCCACCGTCCTGCTCGGTTGCACCGACGGAATGCAGGTGGTGACCGAGGAAACGTTCGGCCCGGTGGCCCCGGTGCAGGTGGTGGACACATTCGACGACGGCCTGCGCCTGGCCTGCAGCGGCAAATACGGGCTGGCCGCCACCGTCCTGAGCAGCAACATCGGACACATCCAGCAGGCCGTGGCCGCGCTGCCCGTGGGAACCGTGAAGGTCAATGCCGTGTTTGGCGGCGCCCCCGGAGGTGCAGCGCAGCCCCGCGGCGAGAGCGGTGCGGGGTTCGGCTACGGGCCCGAGCTGCTGGACGAGTTTACCCAGGTCAAGGTGGTGCACATTGAAGCGCCTCCGGCGGCCTTGGCTTCCGGACCGGGCTTCAGCCCCGATGAACAGGACCTGCCGTGA